Sequence from the Equus quagga isolate Etosha38 chromosome 15, UCLA_HA_Equagga_1.0, whole genome shotgun sequence genome:
AGGTTCCAGGGCACAATTCAATTAACCCCCAGATTTTGGGGGAGAATAGAGAAGCAGTGTAGTGTAAAGGTTTAGAACGTGCCCTCTGGAGCCAGGTTGCCTGCGTTCtaattccagttctgccacttacacgctgtgtgtccttgggcctGTTAACCAGCCTCTCTGGGCCATCACTTTCCACACTTATAAGGTGAAGAAGGTTGTCGGTTAGGATtagatgaatgagtaaatgttAGAGGGTACTTGACATGCAGGGAAACACTGTGTGTTAGCTGACATTTCTAGAGAGGCTGGGGCTCCCCAGAGAGAGTGTGATAGAACACCTAAGATAGCAGGAGTCTGGGCATCCTAAATTCGACTGCAGGCTCTGCTCTGTCTTCTGCATCTCCTAATTTTCCTCATTCGGACACCTCCACTCTTCGTGGGTTGCCTGTCTCCTTGTCATATTTCCTCCCCATCAACCCCAAGTAGTAGATTGGGTACAATGGGAGACACTTGGAATTTTTTGGCTCGGTACCTATGGCTCCCCAGTAAAAGTCCCCCCACCCTTGAAGGATTGGGGATTATCCCATTATGTTTtgttctccccctctctccctgtaTCCTCTCCCATTAACCTGTCCCCCTCCAGGGGAGTGGTCCTGGTCTTCAGGAGCCATTGCAACTTGGAGAGTTGGACATCACCTCTGATGAATTCATCCTGGATGAAGTGGACGGTAAGTGACGGCCCGGGGTGGATGCAGTGCCTGTCATCTGAGAGGCGTGGGGGCCGGACGTAAAAAGGCGGGGATTCCCGTGCAGATgttcagggtggggagggggagctgtGGAGCTGGACCCTTATGATAAACTTCTATTTCCAGTTCACATTCAGGCAAATCTGGAGGATGAGTTAGTAAAGGAGGCTCTTAAAACGGTGAGGCTTTCCACTATACTAATCTGCCCCTCCACCTACCCTCccctcacagaaaagaaaaacaaaacagtctcTTGCCTCTTATATTATCACCTTGGTATCTTATCCTCTAGTCCTCCGTTGATTCTGTTCCAGTGTCCCTTCCCCGCGACTTCCTCCTGACTTGTCGTGTTTACGTTCTCCCAGGGTGTGGATCTCCGTCACTATTCAAAGCAGGTTGAGCTGGAGTTACAGCAGATTGAACAGAAATCCATTCGAGATTGTATCCTccagcagagggaaaggggggtgTTATTAAAGTGGGGATTTTGGGGGACATGGTGCTGATGTCTTTTCTCTGAGGTTGCTGTCACCTCAGGGAGAACTTGGAGAGGTCCTGCAGGTCTGGGGAGCTCCATCTTCACGGTGAGGCCCCTTGACTTTTTGTGGGTCAGATATCCAAGAGAGTGAGAACATAGCATCGCTGCACAACCAGATCACAGCCTGTGATGCTGTCCTTGAGGTTAGTAACCGTGACCTGTGACCCCCTAGTCCCTCTGAACCGGATCGTGGTCTCGGGTGCCATTTTTTAGGTCATCAGCCTCAGGTGGGGACAGTTACAGTCACTTTCAGGATGACCTCAATAgccttttttgttgttactgcCGTAACTAATGTTATTTGCTGGTGACCTTTGGGGTACCTCTTCCCTCATCACCCGCTACCATCATGGACTGATAGATACTGGAGACTTCACGAGGAAACTTAGGTGGCCCACTTGCGGTGCTCCAGCAACATCTTTGCCCTCCCCCCCAGCGCATGGAGCAGATGTTGGGAGCTTTTCAGAGTGACCTCAGCTCCATCAGCTCTGAGATCCGGACACTACAGGAACAGTCAGGAGCCATGAACATTCGGCTTCGAAACCGCCAGGCAGTTCGGGGGAAACTTGGGGAGCTTGTCGATGGTCTCGTGGTGCCCTCTGCTCTGGTCACGTGAGTCAGCAGTTTGAAGGACCACAATGTCTATGGCAGGTAGCTGGGCTGGCGTGGCTTACCCTACTCACCACATGGGTCTCCTGGCTCCAGGTCATCAAGTGCCTTCCAGAAACTGATGAGTGGGTTGACAACTCTTTCTAACCTTGATGCATGCTTTAAGGTGTCAAAGATTAGGAATCCTCCAGGGTCAGGCATGTAGTGAGGGGGTCCAAGGCTTATGGAGGGGGTCCAGGAACAGAAAACTTTGTACCTATGTCCTGACTATGATACAGtgtgagaagggagaggagcagaggctgaATGTAGGGGGTATGGTTTGGAGTCTAGAGATGTCTGGGTCTCCCTCCTAACCCAGCCCACCCACCTCTGCCTGCTATTCAGGGCAATTCTGGAGGCGCCAGTGACAGAGCCCAGGTTCCTGGAGCAGCTGCAGGAGCTGGACGCCAAGGCAGCCGCAGTCCGAGAGCAGGAGGCCAGAGGCACCGCTGCCTGCGCAGATGTCAGAGGCGTGCTCGACCGGCTCCGGGTCAAGGTAGGGGGTGGAGGTGGATACTCTGGAATCTACTAGAACCAGCCTACCTGAGACCCTCACCCTGGATTTCCCTGGCAGAGCTCATGGTAGCCTGTCCCTAAGGACTTCACCCTGCCTGCACCTCCCATCTCTGGGTTCCCCTGAAAAATCTTAAGATAGTGAAGAGGGATTCTCCGCCCTTCCTCCTCCCGTATTTAACATTTGTCACTCCCCACAGTGCCTCCCAAACGGTAAGACAGTTGCAGCCTCATGCCCTGTGTTTGGTCCCCCACGTCTAGGCAGTGACGAAGATCCGGGAGTTCATCCTTCAGAAGATTTATTCCTTCAGAAAACCCATGACCAACTATCAGATCCCCCAGACGGCCCTGCTGAAGTACAGGTCACCTCTTGAAGAAGGGCTCGGGGTGGCCTCTGAGCTTCTGGCAGCCAGTGTGCTGTCTTGGTTCTTGGGCAGGCGAGGAGACTGATGGGTCCCTGGCCCCTCCAGGTTCTTCTACCAGTTCCTGCTGGGCAATGAACGAGCCACAGCCAAGGAGATGAGGGATGAATATGTGGAGACGCTGAGCAAGATCTACGTGTCTTACTACCGCTCCTACCTGGGGCGGCTCATGAAGGTGCAGGTGAGGCCAAGGACGGAGAGGCGCTCGTGGGCAcctgggctgggaagagggaCCACGGCTGGGCCGGAGGGGCAgtgttaaaagaaatttttttgtgGCGCCGTGGGAAGAGATGCTTACCAGTTCTCTTTTCTGTTGTGTCTAGTATGAGGAAGTCGCTGAGAAGGATGATCTAATGGGTGTGGAAGACACGGCGAAGAAAGATATCCTAGAGCCGAGACACCCTCATGTTAGGCCTGGAGGGACGGGGCTTCTGGCTTCAGCCTCCAGGGCACTGTTGCTTACGTTTTCTGTGGGACCAAGAGCTTTGAAAATATGATGAAGGCTATGGCCTCCCTCCCCAGAAGAAGGCACAGGTCGTTTTGACACATAATTTTGCATCTCGTATCATTGGGTGTGGAGGCTCCCCAAAGCCCAGTCACAAATGGCAGGTGGAGTGGGGCCCCAGTACTGGGAAAGGGGACATCTAGACTATGTCTGGCTGCCTGGGGTCCCTGGGGGTACTGAGTCTTTGATCTTAGGTCACAGTTGTGATCTTACTGTTTTCCCTGACTCTGACCCATCACGATTCTTCTCGAAGCCATCCCTTCGCAGTAGGAACACCATCTTCACCCTGGGGACCCGTGGCTCTGTCATCTCCCCCACTGAACTGGAGGCCCCCATCCTGGTGCCCCACACCGCCCAGCGGGGAGACCAGAGGGTAAGAGGAGGAGCAAGCTTCGGTCATGAGGGGACTCTGAGcatgggcctgggaagcttcccACCCTGCAGGCCCCTGGATCAGTCCCTGTAGACCTGGCTGGCCTTCTCCTGTCACCCTGCTGTTCTGTGACGTGAAAGCGTTGGGACCACTGACTCAAGGGCGTACAGAGGGGAGAGACTGGCTGAGGGGCGTGACATGTCATGAGGCAGGGTGGAGGTGGatgcaggagcagcagcagcaggtgtgGGTGGGCTCCTCTCTTGTGCGCCTTCCCCCCACCTCTTCAGTATGCATTCCGGATGCTCTTTCACAGCCTGCACTTGGGTTAGGTGGGAAGAGTCTGCTGGGCCCTCCTCACCCAGCTTTGCTCATTTTCCAGCCATATCCACGGGGAGGCAGTGTTGGGTCCAtcccttctgtctctcttctttaccCCTCCCCTTCTAGTATCCATTCGAGGCCCTCTTCCGCAGCCAGCACTATGCCCTCCTGGACAATTCCTGCCGtgaatatcttttcatctgtGAATTCTTTGTTGTGTCTGGCCCGGCTGCACACGACCTCTTCCATGCCGTCATGGGCCGGACGCTCACCATGACCCTGGTAAGATCTGCAGCTCCTGCGCTCTTAGGCCTCTGTGTCCTCAGTCCTCATGGGTACCATGAGGGGGTCATAGCTCTGGTGGTACTGAAACCAGGACCCtctcatttaaaatgtgtaagCCTCGTACTCACAGTGTGACTCTCCATGAAACTCTCAAAGCTTGGGATCCCCGAGACTACCCCCACTGCTGATCCACACCCAGGCAATAGCGCCTGAAAACTGAGGGGCCCCTAAACCTTGGTGCTCAGCCCTGAATTCTGCTATGATAGGCTTGCGATCATAGATCCTGGTGAGCAAGGCAGCGGGACGATCCGAGTGGCCAGtggacagggaaggaggggacAGTTCCTTTTTAGATTTCCtcccccctctcttcctccctccctccctgtgccaCATCCCCAAAGGAGCATCCCCTTTGTCCATAGCCACTGGGAACGATAAAGTAACATTCTCTTTCAATCCTTTGCCTGTTCTTAAAATTACAGAAACACCTGGAGTCCTATCTCGCTGACTGCTATGATGCCATTGCTGTTTTTCTCTGTATCCACATTGTCCTCCGATTCCGCAATATTGCAGCTAAGAGGGATGTTCCCGCCCTGGACAGGTCACTGAGTTCTAGTCCTTGATGCCCCCTTCCTTGAACTCTTGGTCTTACACAACCTTGCCCTGACCCTTGGGTTCACACAACCTGGTACCATTGACCCTTATTCCCATTCATCTGCCTGGAGGCAGTCCCACTGCTTTCTGATGCACCTCTCGCGCCTGCTCCTACCTCCACCAGCCATCAGCCCTACATCAGttttccacacacacactctaccACCCTCACCACCCTGACATTTCTTGCCAGCTGATCTCTGATCCTGATTAAGCCCACAGGTACTGGGAACAGGTGCTTGCCCTGCTGTGGCCACGATTTGAGTTGATCCTGGAGATGAACGTCCAGAGTGTCCGAAGCACTGACCCTCAGCGCCTTGGGGGACTGGATACTCGGCCCCACTATGTGAGGAGGGGCAGGGTAACAACGGGGTTCCTGGAAGGCAGGGTCTGAGCTTCACCGTGGGGGTTGGCCAGGTTCATGGTTGTGTCGTGGGCCTGGCTGGATATGTAACCACCCTGTGTGAGGGGCAGTTTAGGAGCGTGGTCAAACTCAGGGTGGGTTGGGTGCTGTTGGGAGGGACCGGAGGTGGGAGGCACAGCGGTTGGTTGCCCAGCTCCAAGGGAGTCGGGAGGTTGTGTTGGTTGGGCCAGGGAGTTACTGTGACTTTTCATCCTGCTTTCTTTCTCCCAGATCACACGTCGGTATGCAGAGTTCTCCTCTGCTCTTGTCAGCATCAATCAGACAATTCCCAACGAACGGACGATGCAGCTGCTGGGACAGCTACAGGTGAGGGTAGGGCAGGGGAGACTGCCCAGCATCAGGGCTGCCACAGCGGGCCGCAGCGTGAGGACGGGCCACATGCTCTTGTCTTCTCATGTCACCATTTCCTTTGATCTTTTTCAGGTGGAAGTGGAGAATTTTGTCCTCCGAGTGGCAGCTGAGTTCTCCTCAAGGAAGGAGCAGCTTGTGTTTCTGATCAACAACTACGACATGATGCTGGGTGTGCTGATGGTAACAGACACCCCTTCTCCCTGTCTCCGGTACTACCCAGAGGATTCAGCTTCCCCTGCTGCTCTGttagctccatgagggcagagatcatGTTGGTCTCGttcagtgttttctttgtggAGTCGGGCACAGCGTCGGGCACAGTACGGACATGTGGAGGGAAGGACTGCTTTTCCCTGAACTTGAGATGTCCCTTTGTTTTCCCTTAGGAGCGGGCTGCAGATGACAGCAAAGAGGTTGAGAGTTTCCAGCAACTGCTCAATGCTCGGACACaggtgggggtgtggggaagaagaaagggccAGTCTCGTGTGCTGTTTTCAGTTCAGTGCGTGTGCGAGCATGTGTGTAGGGAGAGGCGGTTAATGGACTTTAGGTGCACAGAGTTGGAATTATTAGAACTCTTGGTTCACAATGCGCTGTCACTATTGGTctatatgtttttctttgtatttttttaatgatatggaAAGCCACGATCCTACCACATGCCTTGGCAATAATCTACATCAGAATATGAATTCTTTCTCACCCCATCTCCCTGCCTCTCACATCGAGGCATCTGTTGACCTAAATGGACTGTTTATCATgctcttgcttttaaaaatatagctataGGTATGCCAAAATAATAATtagttagttttgtttttgagtgTCATAAAGACAGAATCACAGGATTTTTTCGTGCATAAGTTTTCCAGTATCATCATGTTATGACATATGGCTGtagctcattcattttcactgctctgTAGTGTTACATTGTGTGACTATAACATATATTCTCCTGTAAGTGGACACTTgtattgtttctagtttttggttaCTGTGAGAATTGTTTTAGGAACACTTACGTCTTTTAGCACACATGGAGGTAGGTAAGTTTTACTGAAAGTTTCTCTTGGAAGTAGGAGTGGGCTTGCTGCTTATATAGGTTTTGCCAGGATTCAACTGTTTGAGCAAGTGTGGCAAATTGTTTTCCTAAGTGGTTGTATCAGTTTATTCCATATCTGCAATATGTAAGAATTCTCATCCAGCCATATTTTCTCCAACATGTGATAGTATCAGACTGTCTTTGCCATTCTGGTAGGTATCTCATTggggtcttgatttgcattttcctgattactaatgagattGGGCATCATTTCAAATGTTATGTAGTcatacaaatttttcttttctataaaatgtcgTAGCATTTGACCTCTTAAAAATtgggttgtgtttttctttttgatttataaCAGCTCTTTATGTTATGTTCTACTTACTAGTCTTTTGTTGATTATACAGATATCTTTCAGTATGTGTTTTatcttcttactttttttatgttgtcttttgatgaacagaaatcAGAAATTCCTAAGTGTGATATGGTTAAATTTAttagtctttatttttgtgtcttgtttaagaaattctttattACCCCAGGGTCAGCAAAATATtatactacatttttttctttttttttttttttaaagattggcacctgagctaacaactattgccaactttctttttttttcttcctgcttcatctccccaaatccccccggtacatagttgtatatcttagttgcaggtccttttagttgtggcatgtgggacactgcctcaatgtggcctgatgagcagtgccatgtctgcaccctggatctgaactggcgaaaccctgggccgctgagaagcggagtgctcgaacttcggctatggggctggcccctacatttttttcttaatattgtagaattttgctttttccttttaagttctaAATTCACCTAGAATtgattttttgtgtatgatgtgaggaaggaatctaattttatttttttatatgaataATGATTAGCCCAGAACTGTTTACAGAAAatcccttgcttttcttttctttttttttcaagattttttttattttttcctttttctccccaaagccctcccccgcccccggtatatagttgtatattcttagttgtgggtccttctagttgtggcatgtgggatactgcctcagcatggcttgatgagtggtgccatgtccgcgcccaggattcgaaccagcaaaaccctgggccaccacagtggagcgtgtgaacttaaccactcagccacggagctggcccccagaAAAATCCCTTTCTTTTCGCACTTGATCTTGACAGCACTTGAAAGCGGTGCTGTCTCTGTCATATAGCAAAACTCCACAAAGATGTGCGTCTTGCCCTCTGTTCTATTCTGTTGATCAGTACATAAGGCAAATTCTCCTACCTTGTTTTTTCATCAGTATCTTGTGTGTTAATGGCCTTTTGacttttcatatacattttacaaTCAGCTTGTAAgttttaacatttaaagaaaatattaaggattttgattggaattgcgtTGATCAATTTGGAAGAATTGACACTTTATGATGTTGAAACTTCCTGTCCATAAACATGGGctccttctccattttttaagatattctttAATGTCTTTTGATAACCTTTTACAATTTTCAGCACAAAGACATTGCAAATCTATTGTTAGAGTTATTTCTAGGTAGGTGTAATATGTAGATTTAGTCCTATTAGGAATAaataaatcctttctttttttaaaaagattttatttttcctttttctccccaaggcccctcggcacatagttgtgtatttttagttgtgggtccttctagttgtggcatgtgggacgctgcctcagcagagcttgacaagcagtgccatgtccgcgcccaggattcaaaccggggaaaccctgggccgccgcagtggatcatgcgaacttaaccactcggccacggggcggccccatAAATAAATCCCTTCTAATCCtttgcctttaattttttatgtctttgatctTTCTCTTCTGGCTCGACCTCTATGACGATCTTGAATGGTTGAACAGAAGGGTCATAGTGAGAATCTTATCctgttcttgattttaaaaggaatgctttcaccgtCTCCCCATTCAGAGTAAtgtagctgtaggtttttttgtagatgccctttatcaggttaagaaaATTCCTTTTAATCCCTAGTGTGCTAGGAGTTACTATGTAGTTATTTCTACTAGGAATAAATctgcatttatttagaaataattactaGGAATAATATTAGGAATTACGACTACATTTTTTCTGTCTAATTGTTTGGATTTTCTACTCTATTCTTTTAGAATTTGTCCTTTAAATAAACTGTTGttacttaaatattatctttttaaaaagatattttcttgatgtttgaattggtgtatagaaatgctattgatttttgtatattgaccatATAGCCAGCCATCTTCctaaatggttatttttaataatatttctggAGATTTGTGTGTTTCCACGTAGGCACTCATCATCTATGAGTTATGAcagtttcagttcttcctttctgatctctaTGTCTTTAATTGCTCATGTCTTTATTCTCTTACTGCACGGCTAGGACCCCCAGTACAAAGCTGAATAGTTGTACAAGTGGTAATAGTGAGAACCCTGTCTTTTCCTAATTGTAAAAGGAAGGCTTTCATCATTTGCCCGTCAAGAGTAACGTTGCTGTAGGTGTTTTAtatgtactctttatcaggttaagaaaATTCCTTTCAATCCCTAGTATGCCaagagttattattatttttttttctttctttatttttttaaagattggcacctgagctaacctctcttgccattcttcttttttttcttcttcttcttctccccaaaacccccctagtacatagttgtatattctagttgtgggtccttttggttgtgctatgtgggacgccgcctcagcgtggcttgatgagcggtgctaggtccgtgcccaggatccaaaccagtgaaaccctgggccgcccaagtggagcacgtgaacttaaccactaggccgcggAGGTGGCCCCaagagttattattttttaaatacatgaatgggtattgaatttttaatgaagAATGTGTGCTTTTTATGCAACTGTTGAGGTAATcacatagtttatttttttaatctattatgtGGTGTATGACATTTGTAGATTTTAGAATGTTAGACCATTCTGGGTTTGGTCTGATTCACttagaatttttgcttctctgcACAGGTGagattggcctgtgattttcttttattgtactGTCCTTGAGTGGTCTTGGTACCAAAGTGATACTGGCTTCGTAGAAGGACGTGGGAAGGAAgtattccctctttctttttattctgaaagagTTTAAGATTGAAACGatctcttctttgaaagtttCATAGAACTTGCCAGGAAAGTATCTGGAAAGATTTAAAACTGTGAAATtacctctaagtactgcttttatTGAATTCTGTAGGTTTGAATATGtagcatttttattatcattctaagaatttttatggtttgattatttcttctttgatccttGACATTTTTGGaggagtgttttaaaatttcccaaagtAGTTTTCTCACTTATCTTTTTGTCATTAATGTCTAACTTAATTGCATTGTAGATGGAGAATGTGTTTTTTTGAGtactgattctttttattttttattgagttgataggttacaatcttgtgaaatttcagttgtacattattgtctgtcagtcgtgttgcaggtgcaccccttcactctTAGTGCCCCCCcccgcctttcccctggtagccactaatctgttctctttgtccacgtgtttaaattcctcatatgagtggagtcatacagagattgtccttctctatctggcttatttcacgtaacataattccctcaaggtccatccatgttgttgcaaatgggacgattttgttcttttttatggctgagtagtattccattgtatatatgtaccacatcttctttatccaatcatctgttgatggcacttaggttgcttccacgtcttggctattgtaaataatgctgcaatgaacattggggtgcatgggacttttggaattgctgacttcaagttgagtactgattctttgaaatttgtttagATTTGCTTATGGCCAGTACGTGATCATGTGAATgtttgtaaatgttccatgtgtgttcTTTAATTGTCAGGTGTGGAGATCGAGCTTTTTAATTGTGTTGGTCACATCATCTATATCTTTACTGATCATTTTTTGTCTACTTGTCAATAGTTGAGAGATACTTTGAAGATTTGTCACTTTTTCCTGCAGTTCCAccaaattttgctttatatagtttcagcttattttatcttaattcttAAAAGTTTAGAATTGTTAG
This genomic interval carries:
- the VPS52 gene encoding vacuolar protein sorting-associated protein 52 homolog isoform X1 encodes the protein MAAAATMAAAARELVLRAGASDMEEEEGPLGSGPGLQEPLQLGELDITSDEFILDEVDVHIQANLEDELVKEALKTGVDLRHYSKQVELELQQIEQKSIRDYIQESENIASLHNQITACDAVLERMEQMLGAFQSDLSSISSEIRTLQEQSGAMNIRLRNRQAVRGKLGELVDGLVVPSALVTAILEAPVTEPRFLEQLQELDAKAAAVREQEARGTAACADVRGVLDRLRVKAVTKIREFILQKIYSFRKPMTNYQIPQTALLKYRFFYQFLLGNERATAKEMRDEYVETLSKIYVSYYRSYLGRLMKVQYEEVAEKDDLMGVEDTAKKGFFSKPSLRSRNTIFTLGTRGSVISPTELEAPILVPHTAQRGDQRYPFEALFRSQHYALLDNSCREYLFICEFFVVSGPAAHDLFHAVMGRTLTMTLKHLESYLADCYDAIAVFLCIHIVLRFRNIAAKRDVPALDRYWEQVLALLWPRFELILEMNVQSVRSTDPQRLGGLDTRPHYITRRYAEFSSALVSINQTIPNERTMQLLGQLQVEVENFVLRVAAEFSSRKEQLVFLINNYDMMLGVLMERAADDSKEVESFQQLLNARTQEFIEELLSPPFGGLVAFVKEAESLIERGQAERLRGEEARVTQLIRGFGSSWKSSVESLSQDVMRSFTNFRNGTSIIQGALTQLIQLYHRFHRVLSQPQLRALPARAELINIHHLMVELKKHKPNF
- the VPS52 gene encoding vacuolar protein sorting-associated protein 52 homolog isoform X2, which encodes MNSSWMKWTGVDLRHYSKQVELELQQIEQKSIRDYIQESENIASLHNQITACDAVLERMEQMLGAFQSDLSSISSEIRTLQEQSGAMNIRLRNRQAVRGKLGELVDGLVVPSALVTAILEAPVTEPRFLEQLQELDAKAAAVREQEARGTAACADVRGVLDRLRVKAVTKIREFILQKIYSFRKPMTNYQIPQTALLKYRFFYQFLLGNERATAKEMRDEYVETLSKIYVSYYRSYLGRLMKVQYEEVAEKDDLMGVEDTAKKGFFSKPSLRSRNTIFTLGTRGSVISPTELEAPILVPHTAQRGDQRYPFEALFRSQHYALLDNSCREYLFICEFFVVSGPAAHDLFHAVMGRTLTMTLKHLESYLADCYDAIAVFLCIHIVLRFRNIAAKRDVPALDRYWEQVLALLWPRFELILEMNVQSVRSTDPQRLGGLDTRPHYITRRYAEFSSALVSINQTIPNERTMQLLGQLQVEVENFVLRVAAEFSSRKEQLVFLINNYDMMLGVLMERAADDSKEVESFQQLLNARTQEFIEELLSPPFGGLVAFVKEAESLIERGQAERLRGEEARVTQLIRGFGSSWKSSVESLSQDVMRSFTNFRNGTSIIQGALTQLIQLYHRFHRVLSQPQLRALPARAELINIHHLMVELKKHKPNF
- the VPS52 gene encoding vacuolar protein sorting-associated protein 52 homolog isoform X3 yields the protein MEQMLGAFQSDLSSISSEIRTLQEQSGAMNIRLRNRQAVRGKLGELVDGLVVPSALVTAILEAPVTEPRFLEQLQELDAKAAAVREQEARGTAACADVRGVLDRLRVKAVTKIREFILQKIYSFRKPMTNYQIPQTALLKYRFFYQFLLGNERATAKEMRDEYVETLSKIYVSYYRSYLGRLMKVQYEEVAEKDDLMGVEDTAKKGFFSKPSLRSRNTIFTLGTRGSVISPTELEAPILVPHTAQRGDQRYPFEALFRSQHYALLDNSCREYLFICEFFVVSGPAAHDLFHAVMGRTLTMTLKHLESYLADCYDAIAVFLCIHIVLRFRNIAAKRDVPALDRYWEQVLALLWPRFELILEMNVQSVRSTDPQRLGGLDTRPHYITRRYAEFSSALVSINQTIPNERTMQLLGQLQVEVENFVLRVAAEFSSRKEQLVFLINNYDMMLGVLMERAADDSKEVESFQQLLNARTQEFIEELLSPPFGGLVAFVKEAESLIERGQAERLRGEEARVTQLIRGFGSSWKSSVESLSQDVMRSFTNFRNGTSIIQGALTQLIQLYHRFHRVLSQPQLRALPARAELINIHHLMVELKKHKPNF